One Halobaculum roseum DNA segment encodes these proteins:
- the cobT gene encoding nicotinate mononucleotide-dependent phosphoribosyltransferase CobT, with protein MRVVLVAGTTETADVPGISAAGADPELMRHTPGADLDIVTHGEPTLAPVVPVSPSGCPTPAVATRAARELLGFDVVCVDAGIAGRTGSPAIDVGNGPGADVREPTAVPDAEETYERARELGAALPDDRLVIGETIPGGTTTALGVLRALGEEPSVSSSLPENPLDLKRRVVAEGLDESGLAPGDAAGDPLRAVAAVGDPVLAAVAGLTVGAVESGTTVTLAGGTQLAAAAALVRHAGVDAPLTLATTSFVAADDSAGIAGLTDSLGVDLTVTDPGFDAVEHPAMDAYVAGEAKEGVGMGGALRLVDESAAASMADLRERIVDVYDRLLAGREPGEDASGGGTATSEAPEPER; from the coding sequence GTGAGAGTCGTCCTCGTCGCCGGAACGACCGAGACCGCGGATGTTCCGGGGATCAGCGCCGCCGGCGCCGACCCGGAGCTGATGCGTCACACCCCCGGCGCGGACCTGGACATCGTGACCCACGGCGAGCCGACGCTCGCGCCGGTCGTCCCCGTGAGTCCGAGCGGCTGTCCGACCCCCGCGGTGGCGACGCGCGCCGCGCGGGAACTGCTCGGGTTCGACGTGGTTTGCGTCGACGCCGGGATCGCGGGTCGGACCGGGTCGCCAGCGATCGACGTGGGGAACGGGCCCGGCGCGGACGTGCGAGAGCCCACGGCGGTTCCCGATGCCGAGGAGACGTACGAACGAGCGCGCGAACTCGGGGCCGCGCTCCCCGACGACCGCCTCGTGATCGGCGAGACGATCCCCGGGGGGACGACGACCGCCCTCGGCGTCCTCCGGGCGCTCGGGGAGGAGCCGTCGGTGTCGTCGTCGCTGCCGGAGAACCCCCTCGACTTGAAGCGGCGGGTCGTCGCCGAGGGGCTCGACGAGAGCGGGCTCGCCCCCGGCGACGCCGCGGGCGACCCCCTTCGGGCGGTCGCGGCCGTCGGCGATCCCGTGCTCGCGGCCGTCGCCGGCCTGACCGTCGGCGCCGTCGAGTCCGGTACCACGGTGACGCTGGCGGGCGGGACGCAACTCGCGGCGGCCGCGGCGCTGGTCCGCCACGCGGGCGTCGACGCCCCGCTGACGCTCGCGACCACGTCGTTCGTCGCCGCCGACGACTCCGCGGGGATCGCGGGGCTCACCGATTCGCTGGGCGTCGACCTGACCGTCACGGACCCCGGATTCGACGCGGTCGAGCACCCCGCGATGGACGCGTACGTCGCCGGCGAGGCGAAGGAGGGCGTCGGCATGGGCGGGGCGCTTCGCCTCGTCGACGAGTCGGCCGCGGCGTCGATGGCCGACCTCCGCGAGCGGATCGTCGACGTGTACGACCGCCTGCTCGCCGGCCGCGAGCCGGGAGAGGACGCGTCGGGTGGGGGGACAGCGACATCCGAGGCTCCGGAGCCCGAGCGATGA
- a CDS encoding ABC transporter ATP-binding protein yields the protein MSGREDAGDDPRDGDASRDARDHGDQDRDHDNEPPMIAVRDLVVSRGGERVLDGVSLSVDRGELVGLVGPNGAGKTTLVAACNGTLGIDGGAVELAGTDRRELSQREVARRVATVPQETNTAFEFPVESVVEMGRTAYVSRFGTTTEADREAVRRAMERAEVAEFADRSVTTLSGGERQRVLFARALAAETPGLLLDEPTASLDINHQIRTLELVREAVDDGKAALAAIHDLNLAARVCDRLVLLAGGEVRASGTPREVLSDDALAEAFGVRAAVNDDPAVGSPMVTALREEDP from the coding sequence GTGAGCGGACGCGAGGACGCCGGCGACGACCCACGCGACGGCGACGCGAGCCGGGACGCCCGCGATCACGGCGATCAGGACCGAGACCACGACAACGAGCCCCCGATGATCGCCGTCCGCGACCTCGTCGTCTCACGCGGGGGCGAGCGCGTGCTCGACGGCGTCTCCCTGTCGGTCGACCGGGGCGAACTCGTCGGCCTCGTCGGTCCCAACGGCGCCGGCAAGACGACGCTCGTCGCCGCGTGCAACGGCACCCTCGGGATCGACGGCGGCGCCGTCGAGCTGGCCGGCACCGACCGCCGGGAACTGTCCCAACGGGAGGTGGCCCGTCGCGTCGCCACGGTCCCGCAGGAGACGAACACGGCGTTCGAGTTCCCCGTCGAATCGGTCGTCGAGATGGGCCGGACCGCGTACGTCTCTCGGTTCGGGACGACCACCGAGGCCGACCGCGAGGCGGTCCGCCGGGCGATGGAGCGCGCGGAGGTGGCGGAGTTCGCCGATCGGTCGGTGACGACGCTGTCGGGCGGCGAGCGCCAGCGCGTGCTGTTCGCCCGTGCGCTGGCCGCCGAGACGCCCGGCCTCCTGCTGGACGAGCCGACCGCCAGCCTCGACATCAACCACCAGATCCGGACGCTCGAACTCGTCCGGGAGGCCGTCGACGACGGCAAGGCCGCGCTCGCGGCGATCCACGACCTGAACCTCGCTGCGCGGGTGTGCGACCGGCTCGTGTTGCTCGCGGGCGGCGAAGTCCGGGCGTCCGGAACCCCACGCGAGGTGCTCTCGGACGACGCGCTCGCGGAGGCGTTCGGCGTCCGCGCGGCCGTCAACGACGACCCCGCGGTCGGCTCGCCGATGGTGACGGCGCTGCGCGAGGAGGACCCGTAG
- a CDS encoding cobyrinic acid a,c-diamide synthase, translating into MRGFVLGGTASGVGKTVATLAAIRALDDAGYAVQPAKTGPDFIDPSHHERVAGTPSRTLDAWMQGEAGLRRNYHRGEGDLCVVEGVMGLYDGDGSSTAMVADLLDLPVVLVVDASAGMESVAATALGFREYAAHAGRDIEVAGVIAQRAHGGRHERGVREALPDAMAYLGRVPPNSDLEIPDRHLGLHMGEESPLPTEALDAAADHLDSEALAGLAREPPRPSERASRPPTGNRVAVADDAAFAFRYPATLERLRERAEVVTFAPTRGDALPDCDAVYLPGGYPELHAPALADSDALDDLADRAADGLPVLGECGGLMALSETLTTADGDTHEMAGVLPADVRMHDRYQALDHVELRARGDTLTAREGGTLRGHEFHYSSADVADDARFAFEVVRGDGIADGLDGLTEHRTLGTYAHVHPESGAFDAFLEAI; encoded by the coding sequence ATGAGGGGGTTCGTCCTCGGCGGCACCGCCTCCGGCGTGGGCAAAACCGTCGCGACGCTCGCAGCGATCCGGGCGCTCGACGACGCCGGATACGCGGTCCAGCCGGCGAAGACCGGCCCGGACTTCATCGACCCGAGCCATCACGAGCGCGTCGCCGGCACCCCCTCGCGGACGCTCGACGCCTGGATGCAGGGCGAGGCGGGCCTCCGGCGGAACTACCATCGCGGCGAGGGCGACCTGTGCGTGGTCGAGGGCGTGATGGGCCTGTACGACGGCGACGGGTCGAGCACCGCGATGGTCGCCGACCTCCTCGATCTGCCGGTCGTGCTCGTCGTCGACGCGAGCGCGGGGATGGAGAGCGTCGCCGCGACGGCACTGGGCTTTCGCGAGTACGCCGCCCACGCCGGCCGCGACATCGAGGTCGCGGGCGTGATCGCCCAGCGCGCCCACGGCGGCCGCCACGAGCGGGGCGTCCGCGAGGCGCTGCCCGACGCGATGGCCTACCTCGGGCGGGTCCCGCCGAACTCCGATCTGGAGATCCCGGACCGCCACCTCGGGCTCCACATGGGCGAGGAGTCGCCGCTCCCGACCGAGGCGCTCGATGCGGCCGCCGACCACCTCGACAGCGAGGCGCTGGCGGGACTGGCGCGCGAGCCGCCGCGGCCGTCCGAGCGTGCGTCCCGCCCCCCGACCGGGAATCGCGTCGCCGTCGCCGACGACGCCGCCTTCGCGTTCCGCTACCCCGCGACGCTGGAACGCCTACGCGAGCGGGCCGAGGTCGTCACGTTCGCGCCGACGCGCGGCGACGCCCTCCCCGACTGCGACGCGGTGTACCTCCCCGGCGGCTACCCCGAACTCCACGCGCCCGCGCTGGCCGACAGCGACGCCCTCGACGACCTCGCGGACCGGGCGGCCGACGGGCTGCCCGTCCTCGGCGAGTGCGGCGGGCTGATGGCGCTCTCGGAGACGCTGACGACCGCCGACGGCGACACCCACGAGATGGCGGGCGTGCTCCCCGCCGACGTACGGATGCACGACCGATATCAGGCGCTCGACCACGTCGAGCTTCGCGCCCGCGGCGACACGCTCACCGCCCGCGAGGGCGGGACGCTGCGCGGCCACGAGTTCCACTACTCCTCGGCCGATGTCGCCGACGACGCCCGGTTCGCCTTCGAGGTGGTCCGCGGCGACGGCATCGCCGACGGGCTGGACGGCCTGACCGAGCACCGGACGCTCGGCACGTACGCGCACGTCCACCCCGAGAGCGGTGCGTTCGACGCGTTCCTGGAGGCGATCTGA
- a CDS encoding HAD family hydrolase translates to MGAGGAVDDGADRKRGDGTDREPGDGVAAVSFDLFGTLVDVEPPDDPAAAVADELRARGVAVPGDWADAYREAHLEYEDGVERPLHHHVAAALASRDPGREPRAFVDDAAVAVRAAFDRPVETRPGATEAVAALSEEHPVGVLSNCSVAGLVARSLARSAVNEAAFDAVVSSVACGRRKPDARAFETVADGLGVPVDRLVHVGDDPATDGGAVDAGARFVAVDEVSLRELPSVVARRWD, encoded by the coding sequence ATGGGGGCCGGCGGCGCCGTCGACGACGGAGCGGACCGGAAACGCGGCGACGGGACGGACCGGGAACCCGGCGACGGCGTCGCCGCCGTCTCGTTCGACCTGTTCGGCACGCTCGTCGACGTGGAGCCGCCCGACGACCCGGCCGCCGCCGTCGCCGACGAGCTGCGCGCGCGCGGCGTCGCCGTCCCCGGCGACTGGGCCGACGCGTATCGCGAGGCGCACCTGGAGTACGAGGACGGCGTCGAGCGCCCCCTGCACCACCACGTCGCGGCGGCGCTGGCGAGCCGCGACCCCGGGCGCGAGCCGCGCGCGTTCGTCGACGACGCCGCCGTCGCGGTCCGCGCGGCGTTCGACCGTCCGGTCGAGACGCGCCCCGGCGCCACCGAGGCGGTCGCCGCGCTGAGCGAGGAGCACCCCGTCGGTGTCCTCTCGAACTGCAGCGTTGCCGGGCTCGTCGCGCGGTCGCTGGCGCGGTCGGCCGTCAACGAGGCCGCGTTCGACGCCGTCGTCTCCAGCGTCGCCTGCGGACGGCGCAAGCCCGACGCGCGGGCGTTCGAGACGGTCGCCGACGGGCTCGGCGTCCCGGTCGACCGGCTGGTCCACGTCGGCGACGACCCGGCGACGGACGGCGGGGCCGTCGACGCGGGAGCGCGGTTCGTCGCCGTGGACGAGGTGTCGCTTCGGGAACTGCCGTCGGTCGTCGCACGGCGATGGGACTGA